The Streptomyces spororaveus genome includes a region encoding these proteins:
- a CDS encoding putative bifunctional diguanylate cyclase/phosphodiesterase yields MSGTSEGTGSAADSIRSAITERHPAVPAVPSTSATQATPGSPYRADSDLRDYRAAFNAAHLAMAVVDREGYVVAANQAFAGLLGSEPHTLVHRSAADLVDLAAEARTWAAYQEVLRGRQARLRCTRRLKHPDGHSLWTEVTLGPVPGTGDVLLSVADISDRRDLQARLRHLQMHDPVTRLPNRALFFERLSAALEASSYEHGGGTGRIGLCYLDLDGFKAVNDTLGHRVGDRLLTAVAARLTQCADQSGYGRTGGHLVARLGGDEFALLVEDSTGTEQLADLARSVLSAVQEPFDLAGQRLSVSASIGVVERAAAGTSATGLMQAADTTLYWAKADGKARWTLFDPERNAHRMTRQALSSTLRPAVERGEFELEYQPLVDLESGTVRGVEALVRWNHPQFGTLTPNRFIGIAEEDGSIVQLGQWVLRTACRQARRWQIEQPSDSPVFVSVNVAVRQVWDSDLVGDVAEILAETGLAPQLLQLELTESAVMGSAGRPLQALQALSDMGVRIAIDDFGTGYSNLAYLSRLPVSVLKLDGSFVRGFRYEEGTHPNPADETIVEALVQLAHRLGLTVTAECVETAGQAARLRRVGCDTGQGWLYSRAVAPERIAEMIGTRPGAEHPR; encoded by the coding sequence GTGAGCGGAACCTCAGAAGGAACCGGTTCGGCGGCCGACAGCATCCGATCGGCCATTACGGAGCGTCACCCGGCAGTGCCGGCAGTGCCGTCGACTTCGGCCACCCAGGCCACGCCGGGGTCGCCGTACCGCGCCGACTCCGACCTGCGCGACTACCGGGCCGCCTTCAACGCGGCCCACCTCGCCATGGCCGTCGTCGACCGCGAGGGCTACGTGGTCGCCGCCAACCAGGCCTTCGCCGGGCTGCTCGGCAGCGAACCCCACACGCTCGTCCACCGGTCCGCCGCCGACCTGGTGGACCTGGCCGCGGAGGCCCGTACCTGGGCCGCCTACCAGGAGGTGCTCCGCGGCCGGCAGGCACGGCTGCGCTGCACCCGCCGCCTCAAACACCCCGACGGGCACTCCCTCTGGACCGAGGTCACCCTCGGACCCGTCCCCGGCACCGGGGACGTCCTGCTGTCGGTGGCCGACATCAGCGACCGCCGCGACCTCCAGGCCCGGCTGCGCCACCTCCAGATGCACGACCCGGTCACACGCCTGCCCAACCGTGCGCTGTTCTTCGAGCGGCTCTCCGCCGCCCTGGAGGCCTCCTCGTACGAACACGGGGGCGGCACCGGCCGGATCGGGCTGTGCTACCTGGACCTCGACGGGTTCAAGGCCGTCAACGACACCCTCGGCCACCGGGTCGGCGACCGGCTGCTGACCGCTGTCGCCGCCCGCCTGACGCAGTGCGCCGACCAGTCCGGCTACGGGCGCACTGGCGGACATCTGGTCGCACGCCTCGGCGGCGACGAGTTCGCCCTCCTGGTCGAGGACTCCACCGGCACCGAACAACTCGCCGACCTGGCGCGGAGCGTGCTCTCCGCCGTACAGGAACCCTTCGACCTGGCCGGGCAGCGGCTGTCGGTCTCCGCCTCGATCGGGGTCGTGGAGCGCGCGGCGGCCGGCACCTCGGCGACCGGGCTGATGCAGGCCGCCGACACGACCCTGTACTGGGCCAAGGCGGACGGCAAGGCCCGCTGGACGCTGTTCGACCCGGAGCGCAACGCGCACCGGATGACCCGCCAGGCCCTCTCCTCCACCCTCCGGCCGGCCGTGGAGCGGGGGGAGTTCGAGCTGGAGTACCAGCCGCTGGTGGACCTGGAGAGCGGCACGGTGCGCGGGGTCGAGGCCCTGGTGCGCTGGAACCACCCGCAATTCGGCACACTCACGCCGAATCGGTTCATCGGGATCGCCGAAGAGGACGGGTCCATCGTCCAGTTGGGGCAGTGGGTCCTGCGGACCGCCTGCCGGCAGGCCCGCCGCTGGCAGATCGAGCAGCCCAGCGACTCCCCCGTCTTCGTGTCGGTGAACGTCGCCGTCCGCCAGGTGTGGGACTCGGATCTGGTGGGCGACGTCGCGGAGATCCTCGCCGAGACGGGCCTCGCCCCGCAGCTGCTCCAGCTGGAGCTGACGGAATCGGCGGTGATGGGCTCGGCAGGCCGTCCCCTCCAGGCACTTCAGGCCCTCAGCGACATGGGCGTACGGATCGCGATCGACGATTTCGGCACCGGCTACTCGAACCTCGCCTACCTCAGCAGGCTGCCTGTATCAGTTCTGAAACTGGACGGTTCCTTCGTCCGTGGATTCCGCTACGAGGAGGGCACGCACCCCAACCCGGCCGACGAGACCATCGTGGAAGCCCTGGTCCAGCTCGCGCACCGGCTCGGCCTGACGGTGACCGCGGAGTGCGTGGAGACCGCCGGGCAGGCCGCACGGCTGCGGCGGGTGGGCTGCGACACGGGTCAGGGCTGGCTCTACTCGCGGGCGGTGGCCCCGGAGCGGATCGCCGAGATGATCGGCACCAGACCGGGCGCGGAACACCCCCGCTAA
- a CDS encoding MarR family winged helix-turn-helix transcriptional regulator has product MTPAPEPGPRWLTESEQDAWYAWRRMFPLVNAEIARDLTQDSGLSEADYDVLSVLGSTDGHRMRVSALAELMRWSRSRLSHQLTRMEQRGAVRREGVATDGRGAEVVLTDAGVAVITEAAPLHVESVRRHLIDALTPEQLRTLAEVGEVLRERLGARRKA; this is encoded by the coding sequence ATGACCCCCGCACCGGAGCCAGGGCCCCGCTGGCTCACCGAGTCCGAACAGGACGCCTGGTATGCGTGGCGGCGGATGTTCCCGCTGGTCAACGCGGAGATCGCGCGCGACCTCACACAGGACAGCGGGCTCTCCGAGGCGGACTACGACGTCCTGTCGGTGCTCGGCTCCACGGACGGCCACCGCATGCGCGTCAGCGCACTCGCCGAGCTGATGCGCTGGTCCCGCAGCCGGCTGTCCCATCAGCTCACCCGCATGGAGCAGCGCGGCGCCGTCCGCCGCGAGGGGGTGGCCACCGACGGCAGGGGCGCGGAGGTGGTCCTCACTGACGCGGGCGTCGCCGTGATCACGGAGGCGGCCCCGCTCCACGTGGAGTCCGTGCGCCGCCACCTGATCGACGCGCTGACGCCGGAACAGCTGCGCACCCTGGCCGAGGTCGGCGAGGTGCTCCGCGAACGGCTGGGCGCCCGGCGCAAGGCCTGA
- a CDS encoding ALF repeat-containing protein produces the protein MKLTRTALALTVGALAPALLLATPALAAGSAAAPAKVAAVTAGESPYDTMSDHDLRVAVGRILAAKPGKAVIREANKALDGTIEDVRTFLKTGLAIAQDEDNRVAIATIYGDPASGKAVKREAIKAFTGTAADRAAFLKTGLAIAQDEDNRVAIAKIVFANPATGKAVKREANKAMDGTPADRTAFLKTGLRLAQAEDDRVAVGVIMARPGISAALYAAAQKVVDGTPEELRYFITVGQFQV, from the coding sequence ATGAAGCTCACCCGTACCGCACTCGCCCTGACCGTCGGCGCCCTGGCCCCGGCCCTGCTCCTCGCCACGCCGGCCCTGGCCGCCGGCTCGGCCGCCGCCCCTGCCAAGGTCGCCGCGGTCACCGCCGGGGAGTCGCCGTACGACACCATGTCGGACCACGACCTGCGCGTCGCCGTCGGCCGGATCCTGGCCGCCAAGCCGGGCAAGGCCGTCATCCGGGAAGCCAACAAGGCCCTCGACGGGACCATCGAGGACGTGCGCACCTTCCTGAAGACGGGCCTGGCGATCGCGCAGGACGAGGACAACCGCGTCGCCATCGCCACGATCTACGGCGACCCGGCCTCGGGCAAGGCCGTCAAGCGCGAAGCCATCAAGGCCTTCACCGGCACCGCCGCAGACCGCGCCGCCTTCCTGAAGACCGGTCTGGCGATCGCCCAGGACGAGGACAACCGCGTCGCCATCGCCAAGATCGTGTTCGCCAACCCGGCCACCGGCAAGGCCGTCAAGCGCGAGGCCAACAAGGCCATGGACGGCACCCCGGCCGACCGGACCGCCTTCCTGAAGACCGGCCTGCGTCTGGCCCAGGCCGAAGACGACCGCGTCGCCGTGGGCGTGATCATGGCCCGCCCCGGCATCAGCGCCGCCCTGTACGCGGCGGCCCAGAAGGTCGTGGACGGCACCCCGGAGGAGCTCCGCTACTTCATCACGGTCGGCCAGTTCCAGGTCTGA
- a CDS encoding ALF repeat-containing protein, producing the protein MKLTRPALALAIGALAPALLLATPALAAGQAAAAPAKATAITAGESPYDTMSDAELRAEVNRILAGKPGKGVTSAAHKALAGTTEDVRTFLKTGLAKAQDEDNMVAILRILGGKPGKGVTREANKALDGTPADRIAFLKTGLAKAQDEDNMVAILRILGGKPGKGVTREANKALDGTPADRTAFLKTGLRLAQAEDDRVEAFRILARPGLSDALRAAAVKAIEGTPEELRYFITVGQFQV; encoded by the coding sequence ATGAAACTCACCCGTCCCGCACTCGCCCTGGCCATCGGCGCACTCGCTCCGGCCCTGCTCCTCGCCACCCCGGCCCTCGCCGCCGGCCAGGCCGCGGCGGCGCCCGCCAAGGCCACGGCGATCACCGCCGGGGAGTCGCCGTACGACACCATGTCGGACGCCGAACTGCGCGCCGAGGTCAACCGCATCCTGGCCGGCAAGCCGGGCAAGGGCGTCACCAGTGCGGCCCACAAGGCCCTCGCCGGCACCACCGAGGACGTACGCACCTTCCTGAAGACCGGCCTGGCGAAGGCTCAGGACGAGGACAACATGGTCGCCATCCTCCGCATCCTGGGCGGCAAGCCCGGCAAGGGCGTGACCCGCGAAGCCAACAAGGCCCTCGACGGCACCCCGGCCGACCGCATCGCGTTCCTCAAGACCGGCCTGGCGAAGGCCCAGGACGAGGACAACATGGTCGCCATCCTCCGCATCCTGGGCGGCAAGCCCGGCAAGGGCGTGACCCGCGAAGCCAACAAGGCCCTCGACGGCACCCCGGCCGACCGGACCGCGTTCCTCAAGACCGGCCTGCGCCTGGCCCAGGCCGAGGACGACCGCGTCGAAGCCTTCCGCATCCTCGCCCGCCCTGGCCTCAGCGACGCCCTGCGCGCGGCGGCCGTGAAGGCGATCGAAGGCACCCCGGAGGAGCTCCGGTACTTCATCACGGTCGGCCAGTTCCAGGTCTGA
- a CDS encoding DUF397 domain-containing protein has protein sequence MGTNLNLTAVPWRKSSYSSTNGGECVECAPLGTAAWRKASYSSTNGGDCVEVAAQPCLVAVRDSKNPEGPAFTVAPEAFTAFVRSL, from the coding sequence ATGGGCACCAATCTGAACCTGACGGCCGTGCCGTGGCGTAAGTCGTCGTACAGCAGCACCAACGGCGGCGAGTGCGTCGAGTGCGCCCCGCTCGGCACCGCCGCCTGGCGCAAGGCCTCGTACAGCAGCACCAACGGCGGCGACTGCGTCGAGGTGGCCGCACAGCCCTGCCTGGTCGCCGTCCGCGACTCCAAGAACCCCGAAGGCCCCGCCTTCACCGTCGCCCCCGAGGCATTCACCGCCTTCGTCCGCAGCCTCTGA
- a CDS encoding M6 family metalloprotease domain-containing protein, with product MARQQTPGGVERSRVRSTAAALTSLTALAAMSLVAGPAVADSGAGPCALTRTSAHHSLGLDTWNGAYPKPERTLNAVMVFLSFPDHRSALTTGEIVGDYFPATSDFFEQASYGRFRLVPHPQKQWMQMPKPSTAYGIKRDWAASDRASYLRDAVATADAQVDFRKYDVVYFVADPDAPGVDSDATKVVNFEHPIVADGTELRRIVTVFERHPPDRNVLAHETGHVFDLPDLYHRPTDGKGDWDTYVGDWDVMGSQFGMAPDLFAWHKWKLGWLDASQVDCVQSGSSMHTLQPLAQAPPSGGTGGTRLAVIRTGRGSAIAVEARGSAGNDGDTCTEGVLVYRVRNEASSGGGPIEVLDAHPSTEACWDRSVYPPLADAPMEVGETYTVPGERITIEVADRTRSGAYTVKITT from the coding sequence GTGGCGCGACAGCAGACACCCGGGGGAGTGGAACGCTCCCGCGTCCGAAGTACCGCCGCGGCGCTCACCTCCCTGACGGCGCTCGCCGCCATGTCGCTCGTCGCCGGTCCCGCGGTGGCCGACTCCGGGGCCGGACCCTGCGCGCTCACCCGCACCTCGGCGCACCACTCCCTCGGCCTGGACACCTGGAACGGCGCCTACCCCAAGCCGGAACGCACGCTCAACGCCGTCATGGTCTTCCTCTCCTTCCCCGACCACCGCAGCGCCCTGACGACCGGGGAGATCGTCGGCGACTACTTCCCCGCCACCAGCGACTTCTTCGAGCAGGCCTCGTACGGGCGGTTCCGGCTGGTCCCGCACCCGCAGAAGCAGTGGATGCAGATGCCCAAGCCGTCCACCGCGTACGGCATAAAGCGCGACTGGGCCGCCTCGGACCGGGCGTCCTACCTGCGGGACGCGGTCGCCACCGCCGACGCCCAGGTGGACTTCCGCAAGTACGACGTCGTCTACTTCGTCGCCGACCCGGACGCGCCCGGAGTGGACTCCGATGCCACGAAGGTCGTCAACTTCGAGCACCCGATCGTCGCGGACGGCACGGAACTGCGGCGGATCGTCACCGTCTTCGAGCGCCACCCGCCGGACCGGAACGTCCTCGCCCACGAGACCGGGCACGTCTTCGACCTGCCCGACCTCTACCACCGGCCCACGGACGGCAAGGGGGACTGGGACACCTACGTCGGGGACTGGGACGTCATGGGCAGCCAGTTCGGCATGGCCCCGGACCTTTTCGCCTGGCACAAATGGAAGCTGGGCTGGCTGGACGCCTCCCAGGTGGACTGCGTGCAGTCGGGCTCCTCGATGCACACCCTGCAGCCGCTGGCCCAGGCGCCGCCGAGCGGCGGTACGGGCGGCACCCGGCTCGCGGTGATCCGTACGGGCCGCGGCAGCGCCATCGCCGTCGAGGCGCGGGGCTCGGCCGGCAATGACGGGGACACCTGCACGGAGGGCGTCCTGGTCTACCGGGTGCGCAACGAGGCCTCGTCGGGCGGCGGCCCGATCGAGGTCCTGGACGCGCACCCGTCGACGGAGGCGTGCTGGGACCGCTCGGTGTACCCGCCGCTGGCGGACGCGCCGATGGAGGTGGGCGAGACGTACACCGTGCCGGGAGAGCGGATCACCATCGAGGTGGCGGACCGCACCCGGTCCGGCGCGTACACGGTGAAGATCACGACATGA
- a CDS encoding glycosyl hydrolase family 18 protein has protein sequence MHIRKPLIAAAATAALAAGALASFAGLGTAQAADASAGAAAGGVRIAYYDQWSVYGNAFYPKHLDTRGIAGKLDVINYSFGNIHPTNLTCFEANKAAGDDNNPNAGDGAGDSYADYQKSFSAADSVSGVADKWDQPIVGVFNQFKQLKAKYPHLKINISLGGWTYSKYFSDAAKTDASRKKLVSSCIDQYIKGNLPVEGGYGGQGVAAGIFDGIDIDWEYPGSSGGHLGNHYAPEDKQNFTLLLKEFREQLDAYGQANGGKKYMLTSALPAGQDKIKYIETDKIGAYLDYANIMTYDMHGAWDSDGPTYHQSPLYSPAGDPTDPIAPGTQKYSIDNAIDSWIDGNPAYGITGGFPANKLTLGYEFYYRGWKGVPAGANNGLAQSATGASGARPTSQQAGIANYKELGGLVDNAATSFWDDQAKASYFYKDGEFFTGLNQKSIQARVDYGKQRGLAGAMMYSLLGLDNNTTLLNQISDALGGTTVPPTTPPTTPPTTPPTTPPTTPPTTPPTTGCGSTPAYVAGTVYTGGNEVSHNGRKYKAQWWTQNETPGTTGEWGVWKDLGAC, from the coding sequence GAGCGTGTACGGCAACGCCTTCTACCCCAAGCACCTCGACACGCGTGGCATAGCGGGCAAGCTGGACGTCATCAACTACTCGTTCGGCAACATCCACCCCACCAACCTCACCTGTTTCGAGGCGAACAAGGCGGCGGGCGACGACAACAACCCCAACGCCGGGGACGGCGCGGGCGACTCGTACGCCGACTACCAGAAGTCCTTCAGCGCCGCGGACAGCGTCAGCGGGGTCGCCGACAAGTGGGACCAGCCGATCGTCGGCGTCTTCAACCAGTTCAAGCAGCTGAAGGCCAAGTACCCCCACCTGAAGATCAACATCTCGCTGGGCGGCTGGACCTACTCCAAGTACTTCAGCGACGCGGCGAAGACCGACGCCTCCCGCAAGAAGCTCGTCTCCTCCTGCATCGACCAGTACATCAAGGGCAACCTCCCGGTCGAGGGCGGTTACGGCGGCCAGGGCGTCGCGGCCGGCATCTTCGACGGCATCGACATCGACTGGGAGTACCCGGGCTCGTCCGGCGGCCACCTCGGCAACCACTACGCCCCCGAGGACAAGCAGAACTTCACGCTCCTGCTCAAGGAGTTCCGCGAGCAGCTCGACGCCTACGGCCAGGCCAACGGCGGCAAGAAGTACATGCTGACCTCGGCGCTCCCGGCCGGCCAGGACAAGATCAAGTACATCGAGACGGACAAGATCGGCGCGTACCTCGACTACGCGAACATCATGACGTACGACATGCACGGCGCCTGGGACAGTGACGGCCCGACGTACCACCAGTCCCCGCTGTACTCCCCGGCGGGCGACCCGACCGACCCGATCGCGCCGGGCACCCAGAAGTACAGCATCGACAACGCGATCGACTCCTGGATCGACGGCAACCCGGCCTACGGCATCACCGGCGGCTTCCCCGCCAACAAGCTGACGCTGGGCTACGAGTTCTACTACCGCGGCTGGAAGGGCGTCCCCGCCGGGGCGAACAACGGCCTCGCCCAGTCCGCGACCGGCGCCTCCGGTGCCCGGCCCACCAGCCAGCAGGCCGGTATCGCCAACTACAAGGAGCTCGGCGGCCTCGTCGACAACGCCGCGACCAGCTTCTGGGACGACCAGGCCAAGGCCTCGTACTTCTACAAGGACGGCGAGTTCTTCACCGGCCTCAACCAGAAGTCCATCCAGGCCCGGGTCGACTACGGCAAGCAGCGCGGCCTGGCCGGCGCGATGATGTACTCCCTGCTCGGCCTGGACAACAACACCACGCTGCTGAACCAGATCTCGGACGCCCTCGGCGGCACCACCGTCCCGCCGACCACCCCGCCGACGACGCCTCCGACCACTCCGCCCACGACCCCGCCCACCACGCCCCCGACCACCCCGCCGACCACGGGCTGCGGCTCGACCCCGGCGTACGTCGCGGGCACGGTCTACACCGGTGGCAACGAGGTCTCCCACAACGGCCGCAAGTACAAGGCCCAGTGGTGGACGCAGAACGAGACGCCGGGCACCACGGGTGAGTGGGGTGTCTGGAAGGACCTCGGCGCCTGCTGA
- a CDS encoding AAA domain-containing protein, whose protein sequence is MTTTAPFDPGAAAARATAAILADTLHGSERGVVVDSPPGAGKSTLVVRAARELAAAGRRLMVVAQTNAQVDDLVLRLADKDPELKVGRLHSSDGDAFDPALRELPSVTLSAKPKDLLELPITIATAAKWAFVKDVEPWQHAIVDEAYQMRSDALLAVAGLFERALFVGDPGQLDPFSVVGAEQWAGLSYDPSASAVSTLLAHNPQLPQHRLPVSWRLPATAAPLVSRAFYPYTQFRSGTGPGERRLSYGVASDGSGPDRVLDEAAEAGWGLLELPARHTPRTDPEAVRAVALVVRRALDRGAVTSDEQSPDPAPLTAERIAVGTAHRDQAAAVRAALASLGVTGVTVDTANRLQGREYDLTVVLHPLSGRPDATAFHLETGRLCVLASRHRHACVVVARAGIAELLDDHPSTEPVQLGVTVKFPDGWEANHSVLAHLAEHRVSWRP, encoded by the coding sequence GTGACCACGACCGCTCCCTTCGACCCGGGTGCGGCGGCCGCCCGGGCGACCGCCGCGATCCTGGCCGACACCCTGCACGGATCCGAGCGGGGCGTGGTCGTCGATTCCCCTCCCGGGGCCGGGAAGTCCACGCTGGTGGTCCGCGCGGCCCGCGAGCTGGCCGCGGCCGGCCGCCGGCTGATGGTGGTGGCGCAGACGAACGCGCAGGTCGACGACCTGGTGCTGCGCCTCGCCGACAAGGACCCGGAGCTGAAGGTCGGCCGGCTGCACAGCAGTGACGGGGACGCCTTCGATCCGGCGCTGCGCGAGCTGCCCTCGGTCACCCTCTCGGCCAAGCCGAAGGACCTGCTGGAGCTGCCGATCACCATTGCCACGGCGGCCAAGTGGGCTTTCGTCAAGGATGTCGAGCCCTGGCAGCACGCCATCGTCGACGAGGCGTACCAGATGCGTTCGGACGCGCTGCTGGCGGTGGCCGGGCTGTTCGAGCGGGCGCTGTTCGTGGGTGACCCGGGGCAGTTGGACCCGTTCAGCGTGGTCGGCGCGGAGCAGTGGGCGGGCCTGTCCTACGATCCTTCCGCCTCGGCGGTGAGCACCTTGCTCGCGCACAATCCGCAACTGCCGCAGCACCGGCTGCCGGTGTCGTGGCGGCTCCCGGCGACGGCGGCGCCGCTGGTGTCCCGTGCCTTCTACCCGTACACGCAGTTCCGCAGCGGTACGGGTCCGGGCGAGCGGCGGCTGTCGTACGGGGTCGCCTCGGACGGGTCGGGCCCGGACCGGGTGCTGGACGAGGCGGCCGAGGCGGGCTGGGGCCTGCTGGAGCTGCCCGCGCGGCACACCCCGCGCACGGATCCGGAGGCGGTGCGGGCGGTGGCCCTGGTGGTCCGCCGGGCCCTGGACCGCGGGGCGGTGACCTCCGACGAGCAGTCCCCGGATCCGGCTCCGCTGACGGCGGAGCGGATCGCGGTCGGTACGGCCCACCGTGACCAGGCGGCCGCGGTCCGCGCGGCGCTGGCCTCACTCGGTGTCACGGGGGTCACGGTGGACACCGCGAACCGGCTCCAGGGCCGCGAGTACGACCTGACGGTGGTGCTGCATCCGCTGTCGGGCCGCCCGGACGCGACGGCCTTCCACCTGGAGACGGGCCGGCTGTGCGTGCTGGCGTCCCGGCACCGGCACGCGTGCGTGGTGGTGGCCCGGGCGGGCATAGCGGAGTTGCTGGACGACCATCCCTCGACGGAGCCGGTCCAGCTGGGCGTGACGGTCAAATTCCCGGACGGCTGGGAGGCGAACCATTCGGTGCTGGCCCATCTGGCGGAGCACCGGGTGTCCTGGCGGCCGTAG
- a CDS encoding helix-turn-helix domain-containing protein — MVQARDIDPSASPLDYYSYELRRLREEAGLKQAQLGAIIFCTGSLIGMIENGKRVPTRDFSERVDAALGTDGHFSRLVGLVLRSVLPTWFQAFAEMEARATFISTFQAQVVYGLLQTEAYAKALVSVEFPDRADEIAAARMERQRILMREEPPVLLVVLDEALLHRNVGGREVMRNQLAHLLSFADRPWVQIQVMPFSVGEHTGMTGSFTLLRFDGDPDLFYTESYDSGHMTANAKVIKERSVGYARLQADALSPAASALLIARVMEERYGHQSEPDGRAVA; from the coding sequence TTGGTCCAGGCCCGCGACATCGATCCCAGCGCCTCGCCGCTGGACTACTACAGCTACGAGCTGCGCCGGCTGAGGGAAGAAGCGGGCCTGAAACAGGCACAGCTCGGCGCGATCATCTTCTGCACGGGCTCCCTGATCGGCATGATCGAGAACGGCAAGCGGGTCCCGACGCGCGACTTCTCGGAACGGGTGGACGCGGCCCTCGGCACGGACGGGCACTTCTCCCGCCTGGTGGGCCTGGTCCTGCGGAGCGTGCTCCCCACGTGGTTCCAGGCTTTCGCCGAGATGGAGGCCCGGGCGACGTTCATTTCCACGTTCCAGGCGCAGGTGGTCTACGGGCTACTGCAGACGGAGGCGTATGCGAAGGCTCTGGTGAGCGTGGAGTTTCCCGACCGCGCTGACGAGATCGCGGCGGCCCGAATGGAGCGTCAGCGCATCCTGATGCGTGAGGAGCCACCGGTGCTGCTGGTGGTGCTGGATGAGGCGCTGCTGCACCGAAACGTCGGCGGCCGTGAGGTCATGCGCAACCAGCTGGCCCACCTCTTGAGCTTTGCCGACAGGCCGTGGGTGCAGATTCAGGTGATGCCCTTCTCCGTCGGTGAACACACCGGCATGACGGGATCGTTCACCCTCCTTCGCTTCGATGGCGATCCCGACCTCTTCTACACGGAGAGCTATGACTCAGGGCATATGACGGCCAACGCGAAAGTGATCAAGGAGCGCTCCGTCGGATACGCTCGCTTGCAAGCCGATGCCCTTTCGCCAGCGGCCTCGGCCCTTCTGATCGCGCGCGTAATGGAGGAACGGTATGGGCACCAATCTGAACCTGACGGCCGTGCCGTGGCGTAA
- a CDS encoding NADPH-dependent FMN reductase yields the protein MTRLHVVSAATRPTSSGRPLAAWVTEQARERGDFDVTSVDLAEIALPFLDEPEYASTGNYAHQHTRDWSALVDSADAFLFVLPMYNGGFTAPFKNAIDFLYNEWKGKPVGIVSYSAGPTGGVPAAEMLLPILTRLGMLPAEHSVAVPGIPKLLGPEGFQAPEALAGELARVLDDVAELAEKRAAEAATV from the coding sequence ATGACCCGCCTGCACGTCGTCTCCGCCGCCACCCGCCCCACCTCCTCCGGTCGCCCCCTCGCCGCCTGGGTCACCGAGCAGGCCCGCGAGCGGGGCGACTTCGACGTCACCTCCGTCGACCTCGCCGAGATCGCCCTGCCCTTCCTCGACGAGCCCGAATACGCCTCCACCGGCAACTACGCGCATCAGCACACCCGCGACTGGAGCGCCCTGGTCGACTCGGCCGACGCCTTCCTCTTCGTCCTGCCGATGTACAACGGCGGCTTCACCGCCCCCTTCAAGAACGCCATCGACTTCCTCTACAACGAGTGGAAGGGCAAGCCGGTCGGCATCGTCAGCTACAGCGCCGGCCCCACCGGCGGCGTCCCGGCCGCAGAGATGCTGCTGCCGATCCTCACCCGCCTGGGCATGCTGCCCGCCGAGCACTCCGTCGCGGTCCCGGGCATCCCCAAGCTGCTCGGCCCCGAGGGCTTCCAGGCCCCGGAGGCGCTCGCGGGCGAGCTCGCCCGCGTCCTGGACGACGTCGCCGAACTGGCGGAGAAGCGCGCCGCCGAGGCCGCCACGGTGTGA